One genomic region from Xenopus laevis strain J_2021 chromosome 2L, Xenopus_laevis_v10.1, whole genome shotgun sequence encodes:
- the ahdc1.L gene encoding AT-hook DNA-binding motif-containing protein 1 — protein MLSVTGAGAAMSGREEQEPAGSDLGTKGLGSPGLENGEVTAERRSLHSKETERNRRVTLVCRHPRSRDTKYSGRSGKLQNASLAHPEPHLCSSLEDDSRSPRNETWSRANKPLCRPSAVPPRLGVDGIIALLKSKCGNGRVNLQPVVRLMDIMKDLSQLSSDLQSSGVRLDCTRVVISPSESDNTEPGLQYSFFSSQSLASSLRSPEEKLSETVEKELVPVSANPDSMESASSEVLRELAALAWMEPQQIESEGEKKERIGRKLEEVEDTRGQKEEASKEHDHTEMKNVGSTEEQLIKQEDDESSEEPDENKHENGSREEQDGSKQEDDSGEEQEDPKQGEESSGDDQEESKQEDSSEEEQGESKQDEESSEDEQDIEAGDNKAEDPTDVKMEEQSDITLAQEDQLSLKEMGIKRLDAGLKDQSSDEESREDEGKQEEKSVEREMLMETQMEQLPWMLPLFSPSVDNIRRMSFSPRGRFGHRGRRGDRPGRGRRRRPGRPRASESLSRAYVMPPYHRTSEEPRAYRLHEQNLDFTQCINHPPTVETPKEEGPPKKPKRKGARKMVVRIAKIPMPVGRRNKTSYKVSSFSSTLSVEGGELIGGSGPGPTSLLKMKNNGRNVVMVFPPGELPIILKRRRGRPPKNLVLARETPLMLPQPPPKEPAALPPPTSQPPTPLPEGEMVKKRRRRKQKLPSPQPSYVADANDSKSEYSDVLAKLAFLNRQSQTAGRNSPPRCWTPTLPESVHQAPDTQSISQFLHRVQGYRRRGGRGGGPGRRGGCNSHNPELSRCSFSDFFEGIGKKKTKPRSVDPLKPRKRRQPRVEPDPNAKPKRKRRSRKNGALLGEIGGEGSLGYQGTSEWGPEGKGTPWAAQLSHSQSGGRHCSYQGPENRGFSSMHSGSPNRPSYYAGAGSVSHAEGGGQDRHSLFTGYFRSLLDSDDSSDLVDFAMAAQRQEARKSASAFSGSSSSPNTRSLQSYPNSRGTKASTQESTYQSSAPARQQFPPSRGSSNYAALNQQDCHGSDAFQKLVSRSPNSHHTGGFGQYSGFSGSGAQSLSSHGLFAPNKHYPSGPPDCASNKDCSFSFSGGGNSLPSSPGSAHSGTGFSQQQLQLPVVGSGVNMSKNPFFNTSEVPPFPPLRSESRSGTSSPANYMLPKAPGSLFPGENSRTFPGTSNQWGFRQGYSQNDWGPDSFGQLYGSNFDCHMTESNVILDISNYTPQKAKQNTDNISESSSDSTQYTQPAAGYRRANSEASSSEGQSSLSSLEKLMMDWNETSSGPGYSWNQSVLFHQTAKSGRGRRKKADIFEPSHPQHHHMGFSSSSPSSSSSSAAAPPTGFPSKRGGPRGPRGGRGGGCSTSRKERGSGKAKFVPKPPAPPPTSSVSSLFQESSDLGLDCYSGDSSMSPLPSHSRAYGVGERDPPCDFSGPYSMNPSTPSDGTFGFQSDSPGLCPPTTEIDPGKHFSHLPPSGSAATGAPHPPPPPGLGYEHPMQDSPFSPNCSPTLELRPGEGRKLIPSSHSSCDPLKHSLPPHLPSCREQLPTQPSTHHRYEPPSCKNAGYWYPPRSPPYDGKGGLLSDFMGRRGEGASCLSPHIPSPKRDKETLDMMRGHHRAPYPCPLLSDITHSPVQRDSMVQLQETYRYPAFPPQGPPVLSPPNMKGGFLGPENIPEDNFTVTSL, from the exons atcTTGGCACTAAAGGCCTTGGATCCCCAGGCTTGGAAAATGGAGAAGTTACTGCTGAAAGGCGATCCCTTCACTCCAAGGAAACTGAAAGAAACCGCAGAGTGACCCTGGTCTGCAGACACCCAAGATCAAG AGACACCAAATACAGTGGAAGAAGTGGAAAACTGCAGA ATGCCTCTCTGGCCCATCCGGAACCTCATCTCTGCTCATCACTAGAAGATGATTCACGATCTCCGCGTAATGAAACCTGGAGCCGTGCCAACAAGCCACTCTGCCGCCCATCAGCAGTACCCCCCAGGCTGGGAGTAGATGGAATCATCGCTTTGTTGAAGAGCAAGTGTGGTAATGGACGTGTGAATCTACAGCCTGTAGTAAGGTTGATGGACATCATGAAAGATCTCAGCCAATTGTCCAGTGATCTACAATCTAGTGGAGTACGTTTGGATTGCACCCGTGTTGTAATCTCACCTTCAGAGTCAGATAATACAGAACCAGGATTACAGTATAGTTTCTTCTCATCTCAGAGTTTGGCAAGTAGTCTAAGAAGCCCTGAGGAAAAGCTATCTGAGACCGTGGAGAAAGAGCTAGTTCCTGTTTCTGCCAACCCAGACTCAATGGAATCTGCCAGTTCAGAGGTCTTGAGAGAATTAGCAGCTCTAGCTTGGATGGAACCTCAACAAATAGAGAGTGAAGGAGAGAAGAAGGAGAGGATTGGGAGAAAACTGGAAGAGGTCGAAGACACTAGAGGCCAAAAGGAAGAGGCATCAAAAGAACATGACCACACTGAAATGAAAAATGTGGGGTCTACGGAGGAGCAACTCATTAAACAGGAAGATGATGAATCAAGTGAGGAACCAGATGAAAATAAACATGAGAATGGGTCAAGGGAGGAACAAGATGGAAGTAAACAGGAAGACGATTCTGGAGAGGAGCAAGAAGACCCCAAACAAGGAGAGGAATCCTCGGGAGATGATCAAGAAGAGAGCAAACAAGAGGACTCATCTGAGGAAGAACAGGGGGAAAGTAAACAGGATGAAGAATCATCTGAGGATGAGCAGGATATAGAGGCTGGGGACAATAAGGCAGAAGATCCAACAGATGTCAAAATGGAAGAGCAGAGTGATATAACATTAGCCCAGGAAGATCAACTTAGTTTGAAAGAAATGGGTATAAAAAGGCTGGATGCTGGTCTGAAAGATCAGTCATCTGATGAGGAAAGCAGGGAAGATGAAGGAAAACAAGAAGAGAAATCAGTAGAAAGGGAAATGCTCATGGAGACACAAATGGAGCAGTTGCCTTGGATGCTGCCACTCTTTTCTCCCTCAGTTGATAACATCAGAAGAATGTCCTTTTCTCCCCGTGGAAGATTTGGGCACAGAGGTCGCAGGGGTGATAGACCTGGAAGAGGACGACGAAGAAGACCAGGCAGGCCACGAGCTTCAGAGAGCCTTTCACGGGCTTATGTTATGCCACCCTACCACCGAACCTCTGAAGAGCCAAGGGCATATCGGCTCCATGAACAAAACTTAgattttacacagtgcattaaCCATCCCCCAACCGTGGAAACACCTAAAGAAGAAGGTCCACCTAAAAAGCCAAAACGCAAGGGAGCCCGCAAGATGGTTGTTCGGATTGCAAAAATCCCCATGCCTGTGGGTAGGAGAAACAAAACAAGCTACAAAGTGTCTTCTTTCAGCAGTACATTGAGTGTAGAAGGAGGAGAATTGATAGGTGGATCTGGCCCAGGTCCTACATCACTTCTCAAAATGAAGAATAATGGGCGCAATGTTGTCATGGTGTTTCCACCTGGGGAACTCCCCATCATTCTTAAAAGGAGGAGAGGAAGGCCTCCAAAAAACCTTGTGCTAGCACGTGAAACTCCTCTAATGCTGCCCCAGCCACCCCCCAAAGAACCAGCAGCACTGCCCCCTCCAACTTCCCAACCTCCCACACCACTACCAGAGGGTGAAATGGTGAAGAAGCGGAGGCGAAGGAAACAGAAGCTTCCATCTCCCCAGCCATCATATGTGGCAGATGCTAATGACAGCAAATCTGAATATAGTGATGTGCTGGCAAAGCTTGCTTTTCTGAACAGACAAAGTCAAACGGCTGGGCGCAATTCACCTCCCCGCTGCTGGACTCCAACTCTGCCAGAGTCTGTACACCAAGCACCTGACACTCAGAGCATTTCACAATTTCTGCACAGAGTGCAGGGTTACCGCAGACGAGGTGGCCGTGGAGGTGGCCCAGGCCGGCGAGGAGGATGTAACAGCCATAACCCAGAGTTGTCCCGTTGTTCCTTCAGTGACTTTTTTGAGGGTATTGGTAAAAAGAAGACCAAACCAAGGTCTGTTGACCCTCTAAAGCCACGGAAACGGAGACAGCCACGAGTGGAGCCAGATCCCAATGCTAAACCCAAGCGCAAGAGGAGATCACGTAAGAATGGTGCTCTTCTTGGTGAAATTGGAGGAGAGGGTAGTTTAGGCTATCAGGGTACATCTGAGTGGGGACCTGAAGGTAAAGGAACACCGTGGGCAGCTCAGCTTTCTCACAGCCAGTCAGGTGGTAGACACTGCAGTTATCAAGGGCCTGAAAACAGGGGATTTTCCTCAATGCACAGCGGATCCCCTAACAGACCCAGTTACTATGCAGGAGCTGGATCAGTGTCCCATGCTGAGGGTGGAGGGCAGGACCGCCACAGCCTCTTTACTGGGTATTTCCGCTCCCTCCTGGACTCAGATGATTCTTCTGACCTTGTAGATTTTGCCATGGCTGCCCAGAGACAAGAAGCCCGCAAATCAGCATCAGCCTTCTCTGGATCCTCATCTTCCCCTAACACCCGATCACTCCAGTCCTATCCCAACTCTAGGGGCACTAAAGCCAGCACTCAAGAATCCACATACCAAAGCTCAGCACCGGCCAGGCAGCAATTTCCACCCAGTCGAGGGTCATCAAATTATGCAGCATTGAATCAACAAGACTGCCATGGCTCTGATGCCTTCCAGAAGCTGGTGTCTCGCTCACCCAACTCTCATCATACTGGGGGCTTTGGCCAATATAGTGGTTTCTCTGGAAGTGGTGCTCAGAGCCTTTCTAGCCATGGACTTTTTGCACCCAACAAACATTATCCCTCTGGACCCCCAGATTGTGCAAGCAACAAGGACTGTAGTTTCTCATTCAGTGGAGGTGGCAACAGCCTCCCTTCCTCACCGGGCAGTGCTCATAGTGGCACAGGTTTCAGCCAGCAGCAGCTACAATTGCCTGTTGTAGGATCTGGAGTCAACATGTCCAAAAACCCTTTCTTTAATACATCAGAAGTACCCCCTTTTCCACCTCTAAGGAGCGAGAGTCGATCAGGCACCTCCTCACCTGCCAATTACATGCTCCCTAAAGCTCCTGGGTCACTCTTCCCTGGGGAAAATAGTCGTACCTTTCCAGGGACATCAAATCAGTGGGGTTTTAGGCAGGGTTACAGCCAGAATGATTGGGGTCCTGACAGTTTTGGACAGCTGTATGGTTCTAATTTTGATTGTCACATGACAGAGTCCAATGTTATCTTAGACATTAGCAACTATACTCCCCAGAAAGCCAAACAAAACACAGACAACATTTCTGAATCATCCTCTGACAGCACACAGTACACGCAGCCTGCGGCTGGCTATCGCAGAGCCAACAGTGAAGCCTCATCTAGTGAAGGGCAATCCAGCTTATCAAGCCTAGAAAAGTTAATGATGGATTGGAACGAAACATCCTCTGGCCCTGGATACAGCTGGAACCAGAGTGTTCTCTTTCACCAGACTGCTAAATCTGGTAGGGGGAGAAGGAAGAAGGCTGATATTTTTGAACCCTCACACCCACAACACCATCACATGGGCTTCTCCTCATCCTctccttcttcctcctcttcctcagcTGCTGCTCCCCCAACAGGCTTTCCTAGTAAACGAGGAGGTCCAAGAGGTCCGAGGGGTGGTCGAGGTGGTGGCTGTTCCACAAGCAGGAAAGAGAGAGGTTCAGGAAAGGCTAAATTTGTTCCCAAACCACCAGCTCCACCTCCAACATCCTCTGTGAGCTCTCTGTTCCAGGAGTCCTCAGACCTAGGATTGGACTGCTATAGTGGAGATAGTAGCATGTCACCTCTGCCATCTCACTCACGGGCATATGGTGTAGGAGAAAGAGATCCCCCTTGTGACTTTTCTGGACCTTATTCCATGAACCCTTCTACCCCTTCTGATGGCACATTTGGTTTCCAGAGTGACTCCCCTGGGCTGTGCCCTCCCACAACAGAGATAGATCCTGGAAAACACTTCTCTCACCTCCCACCATCCGGAAGTGCCGCCACTGGTGCCCCACATCCTCCTCCACCACCTGGCCTGGGTTATGAACATCCCATGCAAGACTCTCCTTTTTCTCCCAACTGCTCCCCTACACTTGAGTTACGGCCAGGGGAGGGAAGGAAGCTAATACCCTCTTCTCATTCATCCTGTGATCCCCTTAAACACAGTTTGCCTCCACACTTGCCCTCTTGCCGTGAGCAACTACCAACCCAACCATCCACCCATCACCGCTATGAGCCCCCCAGCTGCAAAAATGCTGGTTACTGGTACCCCCCTCGCAGCCCTCCTTATGATGGAAAAGGAGGCTTACTTTCAGACTTTATGGGTAGACGGGGGGAGGGAGCATCTTGTTTGAGCCCTCACATCCCCAGCCCTAAAAGGGACAAAGAGACACTGGACATGATGAGAGGACACCACAGAGCCCCATACCCTTGCCCGTTGCTCAGTGATATCACCCATTCCCCTGTGCAAAGAGACTCCATGGTGCAACTACAGGAGACCTATCGCTACCCAGCCTTTCCCCCCCAAGGACCCCCAGTGCTGTCCCCTCCCAACATGAAGGGCGGGTTTCTGGGACCTGAAAATATTCCTGAAGACAACTTTACAGTCACCTCTCTTTAG